The Arachis ipaensis cultivar K30076 chromosome B03, Araip1.1, whole genome shotgun sequence region TATTTATAAATANNNNNATTTCTTCAAATTGAACTATAGTACATTAGTACTAtacatttgaattttttttttttaaaaagataataatTATAAGAGTAGTACACGGTAAAATTAATTATGAGACAGTGTTAGAAATTGAATGCTTGTCTAGTGCTGAGGCCTGTTTTGGCGCTGAAGGTGGTGGTGGTCCATTTATATGTTTATGTATATGTGTTCTTGTCACATGTATGTGAATCTTTCATAACCCCTCTGATGGTGCTTGTGAATAAAAGGCAAATTCATCATCAACCCTGTGGCCCAATTCTCTCCAACTCCATCTCCTCTCTGCCCATTCTTCAATTCACTCACCATAATTTCATATCTTAGAAATTTAATCCTTATTCATATATATGTAGGATGGTAGAaacttatttaattttgatgcccTTTTANNNNNNNNNNNNNNNNNNNNNNNNNNNNNNNNNNNNNNNNNNNNNNNNNNNNNNNNNNNTAAAAAGTGAAAAATATTTTCATACTtttgattaattaaaaatttatgtatttttaaattaaaaaataaaaaatttatttatcttttttttcttattattttttctttttctctttcttccttttgTTGTTGTCACATTGCCCAAAACAAACACATTAAATACTAACAAACAAAAGCTACATAAAGAAAAGGGAGGGAGGGAAGGAGAGGGGGAGAGGAATACATATATAGTATATACCCTTCTAATGTATATATAGAAGCAACACAACACCACTTTCCTTCTTCTGGATTTATAACCACCATTCCTTGAGAgagaaatatataattaaacaataGCAAGTATATAGTTTAcataaaaatttactaaaaaataCACATTAACATCAATGCTTGTGAAAAAATAATCTaaagtaaacaaaaaaataagcGCCTCCCCTTCGCCCCATCCTTTAATTTGTCCTTTCTTTAAAAATACAtcgaaaaattaaatatataaaatattcatTTTGTATCATACATCGAATCCACTCACATATTTACCAATATGCACGTTGGAAGTGTTAACAAGAGTCAGACGATGTATGATACAAAATAAATACACCTATGCTTACAATTCTAACCgaatatgaaaataaattaataaaacctTGTAATGATTGACGAGCTTACTTGAGAAAATCAGGGATCTCAGCGGTGCTTTCATCCTCAACATCATTGATCCAACTATACTTCTCCATGAAAGGGTTAGACAATGATTTTGGTGGGTAGTTATCAATGCAATCGGCCCACACATTCTCTTGATCACCTTTGAGATCTCTCATCACTTCCCACAAACAGCTATTGCATTTAAAGCCAGCACCAAAGCTTATCATGAACACCCTCTCACCTTTTCTCAGCCTCTTCTTTGCCTCCATGTACCCTAGAACATACCAAAGGCTACTGGCTGAGGTGTTCCCGAACCGGTGCAGAGTCATTCGCGCCGGTTCGAGGTCATACTCAGCCAAATCTAAACTTATTCCTATTCCGTCTATAACTGCTTTACCTCCGGTGTGGATACAGAAATGATCCACGCCGGTTTTAAAATTTAACGGCGATTTCGTCGTTGTGATAACTCCAGAACTAGCCTTGAGAGTGTTATAATTGTTATTTTTTCCCAACATTGTGATTTTCTTTATTAGGTATACAACAAAGAATCTTAGTAATTCCCTTGTTGGAAGAATCTTGGGTGAAATCACCCTCAAATTGTCAATGAAAGCTCTTGTTGCTGCTTTTGGGAGGGTTTTCCCAAGGTGAAAACCAAGTCTACCTTGTTCATCTTCCTTTTGAATGCAACAACCATAAGCTTCATCTCTAGCTCCATGATGAGTTCTCACCAAACACTTCAATATGAACATTGATTTGTGCTTCAATGTCCTCTTGTTCGTCAACAAAATCGCGCAACCGCCGCAGCGAAACAAGCAATTAGCGAGAATCATTGATCTCTCGTTACCTGAATACCAATTTGGACTCAAGCTCTCTGAAGTTACCAAGAGTGCTAGCTTATTCCTTTGCGACTTGAAAATGTTCTTTACAATGTCCAAAGAAATAAGACTAGCACTACACCCCATACCGGTGAGGTTGTAGACCTTGATGTCATGCCTTAGCTTGTATTTGTTGATGATTCTGGACGACAAAGAAGGAAGAACCGCCAGCATTGAAATATTAACAACCAACACATCAATCTCCGATGGGTTTACACCTGTCCTCGACAACAATTTTTCAATGCTATCGTTGAAAAACTCCTCCATTTCCACAATACCTGTACGTACCATAGACTCAATTGTAATTAGTTAGTCACTTTAATATAcgtcaattataataaaaattagtttaacTTGTTAGTTATTTAATAATCTAAGTGACAGGAGACGTCTTTATGTAAAGATGATATTACAGATAGTCTGATAGTGTGTCTGTACCGTCGATAAGGGTAGGGTTTGATTCGCGGCCGTCGAAGACGTTTCTTGGAGCATAAGTTTGCTCACCAATGCCGGAGCTAACAATGGCTTTGAGGAGGAACTTGTACTCATCAAGGCCTAAGGATTGGGATCTTTTGATGACTTTCCCGCAGAACTCTGTGCCTAGCTTTCTATCATCAGAAGGTTTGTAACATTGGTAGTCCAATATGTAGCACTCTTGGTCCCTTTTCTGATCGAACAAGTTCCAGATCAGGAAACACAAGTACAATGCTGGAAGGAGGGTTAGTAAAGTGATGAGATCCATGtataaagagagaaagaaagagagagtgtGTTTGTGTTTTGGGATTAGAACTTTGATTTGGGGGAGTGTCATTTATAAGAAGGGATGGGTGCAGTGTGAGATAATGAAGGAAAGTTCGTACGTGCTTCTGGCTAAGCATCAAAAGTGGTTGCTTTGTCTCATTTAATGCCATAATCCTTCACTATTCAAATTCTAGACAAGAGTGTGTAAAAAaatcaacttgggttggtcgagtgctcagctcactcgtccgcttaaataagtgtcgggggttcgaatttCGTTTTGTGCAtccagcaacccattggccaacAACAGACTCTTAAATGGAACTCCAATCTGCAATGAATTAGTCCTTAGCCTATAGGATTGGAAGATACCGTGGGCAACAAAAAAAAAGACAAGAATGTGTAAATCTTCTAATAAACTCTTGTTAATACATGCTATaatctctttctatatatatataaaacaaaaatttttggACTAgtgatttttaatattttttttattatttaattagtataaatattaaattatttttaataaataaattttattaatttatatgtatAAATNNNNNNNNNNNNNNNNNNNNNNNNNTCACATTATAAGGGAGGTATGAATTGATGGCGGTTTTTTTTATTAGCGGCGATTTTAAACCGCCACAAAATCAAATATCGACGATTAACCGGACCGCCATGAATATGGGCGTCGGGATTGGATTTGGCGCAGTATATATTATTAGAGTTACAAATTTTTTTGGAATATCTTATCTGAATTATATATTATCAATAAAGAGGTGCCCCCATCACAAGACGTTACCTAATTATATTAGCCTATTTATATTAGGGTCATCAAGTTATATTCGAAAAAAGAAAGTACATAGagttctaaaataaaataaagaattgGAGAAAGAAATAATTAAAAGCCAGCAGTGTTCTGGGAGCAACATTATCTGTGGCGAAATCAATGTAGCTATCAAAGTCCCATATATATAGATTTCTTG contains the following coding sequences:
- the LOC107629148 gene encoding 3-ketoacyl-CoA synthase 12, translated to MTLPQIKVLIPKHKHTLSFFLSLYMDLITLLTLLPALYLCFLIWNLFDQKRDQECYILDYQCYKPSDDRKLGTEFCGKVIKRSQSLGLDEYKFLLKAIVSSGIGEQTYAPRNVFDGRESNPTLIDGIVEMEEFFNDSIEKLLSRTGVNPSEIDVLVVNISMLAVLPSLSSRIINKYKLRHDIKVYNLTGMGCSASLISLDIVKNIFKSQRNKLALLVTSESLSPNWYSGNERSMILANCLFRCGGCAILLTNKRTLKHKSMFILKCLVRTHHGARDEAYGCCIQKEDEQGRLGFHLGKTLPKAATRAFIDNLRVISPKILPTRELLRFFVVYLIKKITMLGKNNNYNTLKASSGVITTTKSPLNFKTGVDHFCIHTGGKAVIDGIGISLDLAEYDLEPARMTLHRFGNTSASSLWYVLGYMEAKKRLRKGERVFMISFGAGFKCNSCLWEVMRDLKGDQENVWADCIDNYPPKSLSNPFMEKYSWINDVEDESTAEIPDFLK